One genomic window of Halobellus limi includes the following:
- a CDS encoding DUF5518 domain-containing protein: protein MGTEDTQAEATQQSTETGNREPSGRLISAFIGSIAAFFLGWLPFLGPVIGGGISGYLRGKNNRESSLTGFFATVIASIPFILFAIFGVFAQVLEGTIGSFIGWMFAVVISMIYFYGCGTIGGYIGAEFSNRAEPEI from the coding sequence ATGGGTACTGAAGATACACAGGCTGAAGCCACCCAACAATCAACAGAAACGGGAAACCGGGAACCTTCCGGTCGATTAATCTCTGCATTTATCGGTTCTATCGCGGCATTTTTCCTCGGGTGGCTTCCGTTCTTAGGACCAGTCATAGGTGGGGGGATCTCGGGCTACCTACGAGGTAAGAACAACAGGGAAAGTTCACTTACAGGGTTTTTCGCTACGGTGATCGCTTCTATCCCATTCATTCTATTCGCTATATTCGGAGTCTTCGCGCAGGTTTTAGAAGGGACTATTGGCTCGTTCATTGGTTGGATGTTTGCGGTCGTGATCTCTATGATCTATTTCTACGGCTGTGGGACAATAGGCGGGTATATCGGTGCTGAGTTCTCAAATAGGGCTGAGCCTGAAATATAG
- a CDS encoding Eco57I restriction-modification methylase domain-containing protein, with amino-acid sequence MSRSDKICSILEDFVDDLNEKLEPQKLEQTLRGDYRPVTAELGSQPEPWIRHHLIRPLIDAVDLEWEPEIHGGGQGYPDFGITNLDVKVIGEDKSLNGSDEAEDDIEQYLNNRAASQGAEYGIATDGIIWTVLRIELGGDYLDYTAVDPTPINFRQELLHIANEKNYIAQSGVSEVDIEAKAELFYETFNREDFNTLLTQEAPRIIRSKKKAGIEEFYDLYVELLFGEGSGSYSYDTTLLDDIQAPEGATETDKRKFAIKLVNRLLFVKFLEGDVIPDSFLNKRVNNFQDAQEKVDRFGGGLYKSQLEPLFFSLFNTEEDDRISKHRGGWFDEVPYLNGSLFAPEKEERGYDVDDRMLETVVQDLVEGHELSENNGNHTLDPSVLGNVFEMTINHISGGQSQKKEGAYYTPSDVIRLITEQSVDPKIYEILVDTYSSRVASASNMDEGQARELVGDYDLGEMLREIEQRQGYFTDPEALEEAYDRLGKLKIVDPACGSGHFLTAVLDEIHRVRMSLLRGMKGDNLDEKDVYSAKKDLVLNTIYGVDVNPIAIEIAKLRVWLKMVEEGWREEFGRLPNIDVNIVPGNSLVGLPAISSGQSMLQAFDVDLSGIQNVRDKYREGQINRRELDTRIDDLRPEIRQFYAENLNHYFEDEVETTGKFDNLTANLDSLYPVVDAARARRKDGENLSDRDGDKLESIGFTAYKKSGRLDGEDLRGKMGELRSLIEDGFKLELERRPTAYDLEELQEYGELSHEAFHWIVEFPEAVVKDGTEYSVDFDIVVGNPPYGDLVTGIERRFTAGYRTGNIRDIAAQFLERQLQLLGDGGVFGNVITLRLIYDSKAYVSRDVLNKKLTDTRIACFGWRPSYIFAGSEALAAVITGQKSEEPDDDIQTSRFILFSDEDRKQRLENIDYYRTDDLVLGETIGGGSIGESSDKSMPKVGTEIARNILEKLSDASGTTIRDKEVDEKTEHKVWRKEGARYWINPLLESLWSEEDRSRETKPMHFNSELERYTTFLLMQSSLFYNHWMTYGDQQHVSWKLVRSFPFPNMEALRENEEKIEKLAGELWTGIEERFHPEINVSGEIQGVAELKPLVDQVDELFGPMFDLSEEEIEYVKQLDTEYGRSLREEGQNQLPNGAVSRVELND; translated from the coding sequence ATGTCGCGTTCAGATAAAATATGTTCTATCCTAGAAGATTTCGTCGACGATCTCAACGAGAAGCTTGAACCTCAGAAACTAGAACAAACTCTGAGGGGAGATTACAGACCAGTTACAGCAGAGCTCGGAAGTCAGCCAGAACCGTGGATTCGACACCACCTGATCCGCCCACTTATCGACGCAGTAGACCTAGAATGGGAGCCAGAGATCCACGGTGGAGGACAAGGCTATCCCGACTTCGGTATAACCAATCTCGACGTAAAGGTAATAGGTGAGGACAAGTCGCTAAACGGGTCAGATGAAGCAGAAGACGACATCGAACAGTACCTGAACAACCGGGCGGCGTCACAAGGAGCGGAGTACGGTATTGCCACAGACGGCATTATCTGGACCGTGCTCCGGATCGAACTCGGAGGTGACTACTTGGACTACACAGCTGTTGATCCAACACCAATCAATTTCCGTCAGGAACTCCTTCATATTGCCAATGAGAAAAATTACATAGCTCAATCTGGAGTTTCCGAAGTTGACATAGAAGCAAAAGCGGAGTTATTCTACGAGACATTCAACCGGGAAGATTTCAACACACTTCTGACACAGGAAGCGCCGAGAATCATCCGGTCGAAAAAGAAAGCCGGAATTGAGGAGTTCTATGATCTCTACGTTGAACTTCTGTTCGGTGAAGGTTCCGGTAGCTACAGTTATGATACAACGCTTCTTGACGACATCCAAGCTCCTGAAGGTGCAACTGAAACGGACAAAAGAAAATTCGCTATCAAACTAGTGAACAGACTACTCTTTGTCAAGTTCCTAGAAGGAGATGTCATACCTGATAGCTTTCTCAACAAACGTGTGAACAACTTCCAAGACGCTCAAGAGAAGGTAGACCGGTTTGGAGGGGGCTTATACAAATCACAGCTAGAACCACTGTTCTTCAGTCTGTTCAATACCGAAGAAGACGACCGAATCTCCAAGCATCGTGGTGGCTGGTTTGACGAAGTTCCATATTTGAATGGAAGCCTGTTCGCACCTGAAAAGGAAGAACGAGGATATGATGTTGATGACCGGATGCTGGAAACTGTTGTTCAAGACTTAGTGGAAGGTCACGAGCTAAGCGAAAATAACGGGAACCACACTTTAGATCCGTCCGTCCTCGGGAACGTCTTCGAGATGACGATTAACCATATTAGCGGTGGACAATCGCAAAAAAAAGAGGGCGCATATTACACCCCAAGCGATGTTATCAGGTTGATCACCGAGCAATCGGTTGATCCAAAAATCTACGAAATTCTCGTCGATACGTACAGCAGCCGTGTTGCTTCAGCCTCAAATATGGATGAGGGTCAGGCCCGAGAGCTTGTCGGTGACTACGATCTCGGAGAGATGCTTCGGGAAATTGAGCAACGTCAAGGATACTTTACAGATCCAGAAGCACTTGAAGAGGCGTACGATCGGTTGGGTAAACTGAAAATCGTTGACCCTGCCTGCGGATCAGGTCACTTCCTCACTGCTGTCTTGGACGAAATCCACCGTGTCAGGATGTCGTTGCTAAGAGGTATGAAAGGCGACAATTTGGATGAAAAAGACGTGTATTCAGCGAAGAAAGACCTAGTTTTGAACACGATCTACGGAGTGGACGTGAATCCAATCGCGATTGAAATTGCGAAGCTCCGTGTCTGGCTTAAAATGGTAGAGGAAGGTTGGAGAGAGGAGTTCGGTCGATTACCAAATATCGACGTGAACATCGTGCCGGGGAACTCCCTAGTTGGCCTTCCGGCTATTAGCAGCGGTCAGTCGATGTTACAGGCTTTCGATGTTGATTTAAGCGGAATTCAAAATGTCCGTGATAAGTATAGAGAGGGACAAATCAATCGACGAGAATTGGACACGCGAATTGATGATCTCCGACCTGAAATCCGTCAGTTCTACGCTGAGAACCTTAACCACTATTTTGAGGATGAAGTGGAAACCACCGGAAAATTCGATAACTTGACTGCGAATTTGGATTCTCTTTATCCGGTTGTAGACGCTGCCCGAGCTCGACGTAAAGATGGTGAAAATCTTTCAGATAGAGACGGTGACAAATTGGAGAGTATTGGTTTCACAGCGTACAAAAAAAGCGGAAGATTGGATGGAGAAGATCTCCGGGGGAAAATGGGTGAGCTCCGGTCTTTGATTGAGGACGGATTCAAATTGGAGTTGGAACGTCGGCCGACAGCGTATGACTTGGAAGAGTTGCAGGAGTATGGTGAACTTTCTCACGAAGCTTTCCACTGGATTGTGGAATTCCCTGAAGCAGTCGTTAAGGACGGTACAGAGTACTCTGTTGATTTCGATATCGTTGTCGGCAACCCACCGTACGGAGACCTTGTTACCGGGATCGAACGACGGTTCACTGCCGGTTACCGGACGGGAAATATTCGGGATATAGCCGCTCAATTCTTGGAACGGCAGTTGCAGTTACTCGGTGATGGTGGCGTCTTCGGGAACGTAATCACGCTTCGGCTTATTTACGACAGCAAGGCGTACGTTAGCCGCGATGTCTTGAATAAGAAGTTGACAGATACGCGGATAGCCTGCTTCGGCTGGCGGCCGTCGTACATATTTGCAGGTTCAGAGGCTCTTGCAGCGGTCATCACAGGTCAGAAATCTGAAGAGCCGGATGATGACATTCAGACTAGTCGGTTTATTCTGTTCAGTGATGAGGACCGAAAGCAGAGACTGGAGAACATCGATTACTACCGGACTGATGACCTTGTTCTCGGTGAGACCATTGGCGGCGGTTCAATCGGTGAAAGCAGTGATAAGTCGATGCCCAAAGTAGGGACGGAGATTGCTCGAAACATATTAGAGAAGTTATCCGACGCCTCTGGTACCACGATCCGTGATAAGGAAGTGGATGAAAAGACGGAGCACAAAGTTTGGAGGAAAGAAGGTGCTCGGTACTGGATTAACCCACTGTTGGAGAGTCTTTGGAGTGAGGAAGACAGGTCGAGAGAGACCAAGCCGATGCATTTCAATTCTGAACTGGAACGGTATACGACGTTCTTGTTGATGCAGTCATCCCTGTTTTATAATCACTGGATGACCTATGGTGATCAGCAGCACGTTTCTTGGAAGCTTGTTCGCTCATTCCCGTTCCCGAATATGGAAGCTCTGAGGGAGAATGAAGAAAAGATTGAGAAATTAGCTGGTGAGCTTTGGACAGGTATCGAGGAACGTTTCCACCCGGAGATCAACGTCAGTGGAGAGATCCAAGGTGTGGCTGAGTTGAAGCCCCTAGTGGATCAGGTCGATGAATTATTCGGCCCGATGTTCGATTTGAGTGAAGAGGAAATTGAGTACGTGAAGCAACTTGATACGGAATACGGCCGATCGCTGAGGGAAGAGGGCCAAAACCAACTGCCTAATGGGGCTGTGAGCCGTGTAGAACTGAATGATTGA